From Diaminobutyricibacter sp. McL0608, one genomic window encodes:
- a CDS encoding GAF and ANTAR domain-containing protein: MTVNEREAEIIRTFATLADSLVAGFDAVDLLQLLVERSAALLDATDAGILLADGTGRLEVVAATDERSQLVELMQLGHDGGPCVECFTSGVPISIPDISALHDRWPLFRNAAVAQGFHALHAVPLRLREKTIGSLNLFGDQPGELGEFDLVAAQALADVATISILQERAVRESDLIAEQLERALDSRVIIEQAKGVVAYVSQVPVDEAFRMIRAYARDHQRGIVDVSSDIVQRQLSL, from the coding sequence ATGACGGTCAACGAACGCGAGGCCGAGATCATCCGCACCTTCGCCACGCTCGCCGACAGCCTGGTCGCCGGATTCGATGCGGTCGATCTGCTCCAGCTCCTGGTGGAGCGGTCTGCCGCGCTTCTCGATGCGACGGATGCGGGCATCCTGCTCGCCGACGGAACGGGCCGACTCGAAGTGGTCGCCGCGACGGACGAGCGCAGCCAGCTCGTCGAGCTGATGCAGCTGGGGCACGACGGCGGACCGTGCGTCGAATGCTTCACGAGCGGCGTACCGATCAGCATCCCCGACATCAGTGCCCTGCACGATCGCTGGCCGCTCTTCCGGAATGCGGCCGTCGCACAGGGCTTCCACGCCCTGCATGCCGTACCGCTCAGGCTTCGCGAGAAGACGATCGGCTCGCTCAACCTGTTCGGCGACCAGCCTGGCGAGCTCGGCGAGTTCGATTTGGTGGCGGCTCAGGCGCTCGCCGACGTGGCGACCATCAGCATCCTGCAGGAGCGCGCCGTGCGCGAAAGCGACCTCATCGCGGAGCAGCTCGAGCGGGCGCTCGACAGCCGGGTGATCATCGAGCAGGCGAAAGGCGTCGTGGCCTATGTCAGCCAGGTTCCGGTCGACGAGGCGTTCCGTATGATCCGCGCGTATGCCCGGGACCACCAGCGCGGGATCGTGGACGTGTCGAGTGACATCGTCCAGCGACAGCTTTCGCTCTGA
- a CDS encoding ATP-binding protein — MTTTSATTAVSLDGRLFRFEGSSDSPFVPGGFVTLTEPHGRVQIGQVDALEFTPTGELAGAGTLLAAIGEHGFDRRATAPFTSAVVAPADADTIGLVHSEAGAALSVGSLLSADGIPARLVPHRFNRHTFWCGQSGSGKTYALGVVLEQLLVHAALPMVIFDPNADFVRLRELTDAGTPDEQRALEERDIRILRPGRGPDSLYARFTSLSLRAKAALLRLDPVVDRAEYNALLRLEETVGSGDSDAIIPRLRASGDEAAHLLALRVENLRLVDWEVWAQEHRAVTEILDERPDATVVDLGGFSYADEQLVVAMAVLDDLWAKRETRRPILIVIDEAHNLCSPDNDGPLHRAVRERIIQIAAEGRKFGLWLLLSTQRPSKIHPSIISQCDNLALMKMSSPLDLDELGTIFGFAPPALIARAPRFRQGEVLFAGGFVPAPILASMRTRLTVEGGVDVRVPLR; from the coding sequence GTGACAACAACATCCGCGACCACCGCCGTCTCTCTCGACGGCCGCCTCTTCCGATTCGAAGGCAGCAGCGATTCGCCGTTCGTGCCCGGCGGTTTCGTCACCCTCACAGAGCCGCACGGCCGGGTGCAGATCGGGCAGGTCGACGCGCTCGAATTCACACCGACCGGGGAACTCGCGGGCGCCGGGACGCTCCTGGCCGCGATCGGCGAGCACGGATTCGACCGCCGGGCGACGGCGCCGTTCACGAGCGCCGTCGTCGCACCCGCCGATGCGGACACGATCGGACTGGTGCACTCGGAAGCCGGCGCCGCCCTGTCCGTGGGGTCCCTGCTGTCAGCGGACGGCATCCCCGCGCGGCTGGTGCCCCACCGCTTCAACCGGCACACGTTCTGGTGCGGCCAGAGCGGTTCGGGCAAGACCTACGCCCTCGGGGTGGTCCTCGAGCAGTTGCTCGTGCACGCGGCGCTGCCGATGGTGATCTTCGACCCCAACGCGGACTTCGTGCGGTTGCGCGAGCTGACGGACGCGGGAACCCCCGACGAGCAGCGCGCACTCGAGGAGCGCGACATCCGCATCCTGCGTCCCGGCCGCGGACCCGACTCGCTCTACGCGCGCTTCACCTCGCTCTCCCTGCGGGCGAAGGCGGCGCTGCTCCGGCTCGACCCCGTCGTCGACCGGGCCGAGTACAACGCGCTGCTGCGCCTCGAGGAGACGGTCGGCAGCGGTGACTCGGATGCGATCATCCCGCGACTGCGTGCCAGCGGCGACGAGGCGGCGCACCTGCTCGCGCTCCGGGTCGAGAATCTGCGCCTCGTCGACTGGGAGGTGTGGGCGCAGGAGCATCGTGCGGTGACCGAGATCCTCGACGAGCGCCCCGACGCGACCGTGGTCGACCTCGGCGGATTCTCCTACGCCGACGAGCAGCTCGTGGTGGCGATGGCCGTGCTCGACGACCTGTGGGCGAAGCGGGAGACGCGCCGGCCCATCCTGATCGTCATCGACGAGGCGCACAACCTGTGCTCACCCGACAACGACGGTCCGTTGCACCGGGCGGTCCGCGAACGGATCATCCAGATCGCCGCGGAGGGCCGCAAGTTCGGGCTCTGGCTGCTGCTGTCCACGCAGCGGCCGTCGAAGATCCACCCGAGCATCATCTCGCAGTGCGACAACCTGGCCCTGATGAAGATGAGCTCGCCGCTCGACCTCGACGAACTGGGCACGATCTTCGGGTTCGCGCCTCCCGCCCTCATCGCGCGGGCGCCACGGTTCCGGCAGGGGGAGGTTCTCTTCGCGGGCGGGTTCGTGCCGGCGCCGATCCTGGCGTCGATGCGCACGCGGCTCACCGTGGAGGGCGGGGTGGATGTGCGGGTGCCGCTGCGCTGA
- a CDS encoding DUF4062 domain-containing protein: MSVTARTIRTPDQRLRVFVSSTLKELAAERRAVRSAIERLHLAPVMFELGARPHPPRELYRAYLEQSDVFVGLYWERYGWVAPEEEVSGLEDEYNLAPSTLPRLMYIKEPADAREPRLDELLGRIRNDDMASFKYFSTPTELGRLVEADLATLLAERFDESRAVLEAALASSEGAEAANIGAVAAPAPANDRGYLPLQLTQLIGRDDDVAELERMLADHAARLVTLTGPGGIGKSRLAIAVASAIAGRYPGGATFVGLSPVRDPELVPNAIALALGVRDTGDAPILDKLVAAVRERRILLILDNFEQVVGAAPTMSRLLSEAPGLTLLVTSRALLRISGERSYEVGPLGLPDWSRRPALDEVVASPAVALFTERARAVKPDFEVGPDNQEAVARICDALDGVPLALELAAARIRVLSPASLLERLDRRLAVLVGGARDLPERQQTLRNTIEWSAGLLDEEQRRMLARLGVFRGGFSLEAAEAVAVDSPDVDALTVLSELVDNSLVSQQDRRTWTRFVMLQTVREYALEQLGDDERAELQKRLAEYYLEQGDRVEFELEGPRQRELVQRLTDERDNLRSVQRYLLDTKRYDRAAHLAWALYVYWWVGGHLGEVRKWMDEILDSGTELDDATHAIALYFTTSIGFWQDPDGMVAQRLTESAELFHRTDNPGGEGLAVISLGIALLARLKPEPEQAAEAFETGLRLFRESGDAWGESLALITLGRFALAQGRAQDALDRFEASLTLTRDRHDELGETIAIHHVAWAHLALGASDLAAEEFRAGFEESVELGHVEGVAYGLEGMVAIAAMRGEAERAGRMLGACQTIRTQSGLLNSAAQALYRPFVDTIVAGELAAVFEAARSAGRGLSLDEAVEYALQPVEAGDGG, translated from the coding sequence ATGAGCGTTACCGCTCGTACGATCCGAACGCCTGATCAGCGATTACGGGTCTTCGTCAGCTCGACACTCAAGGAACTCGCTGCTGAGCGCCGGGCGGTCCGGTCTGCCATCGAGCGCCTCCACCTCGCTCCGGTTATGTTCGAGCTGGGCGCCCGGCCGCACCCGCCACGCGAGCTGTACCGCGCCTACCTGGAGCAGAGCGACGTGTTCGTCGGCCTGTACTGGGAGCGTTACGGCTGGGTCGCGCCCGAAGAGGAGGTCTCGGGCCTCGAGGACGAGTACAACCTCGCACCGTCGACGCTCCCGCGTCTGATGTACATCAAGGAGCCGGCGGATGCGCGCGAGCCGCGCCTGGACGAGTTGCTGGGGCGCATCCGCAACGACGACATGGCCTCGTTCAAATACTTCTCGACACCGACCGAACTGGGTCGGCTGGTCGAAGCGGATCTCGCCACCCTGCTCGCAGAGCGGTTCGACGAGAGCCGCGCCGTGCTGGAGGCGGCCCTGGCGAGCTCCGAGGGCGCGGAGGCGGCGAATATCGGCGCGGTCGCAGCACCCGCCCCCGCAAACGACCGCGGCTACCTGCCCCTGCAGCTCACGCAGCTGATCGGCCGCGACGACGATGTCGCGGAACTCGAACGGATGCTCGCGGATCACGCCGCGCGCCTGGTGACCCTGACCGGACCCGGCGGCATCGGCAAGAGCAGGCTCGCGATCGCGGTCGCCTCCGCGATCGCCGGCCGCTACCCGGGAGGTGCCACCTTCGTCGGCCTGTCCCCGGTACGCGACCCGGAGCTCGTCCCGAACGCGATCGCTCTCGCCCTCGGCGTGCGCGACACGGGTGACGCGCCCATCCTCGACAAGCTGGTCGCAGCCGTCCGTGAGCGGCGCATACTGCTCATCCTCGACAACTTCGAGCAGGTCGTCGGCGCTGCACCGACGATGTCCCGGCTGCTGTCCGAGGCGCCCGGGCTCACGCTGCTCGTGACGAGCCGGGCGCTGCTGCGGATCAGCGGGGAACGCAGCTATGAAGTGGGGCCGCTCGGCCTCCCGGACTGGTCGCGGCGCCCCGCGCTCGACGAGGTCGTGGCGAGCCCGGCGGTCGCGCTCTTCACCGAGCGGGCGCGTGCGGTGAAGCCCGACTTCGAGGTCGGGCCCGACAACCAGGAGGCGGTCGCGCGGATCTGCGACGCGCTCGACGGGGTGCCGCTCGCCCTCGAGCTCGCGGCGGCGCGCATCCGCGTCCTCTCACCCGCCTCGCTTCTGGAGCGGCTCGACCGCAGGCTCGCCGTGCTCGTCGGCGGCGCCCGCGACCTGCCCGAGCGGCAGCAGACCCTGCGCAACACGATCGAGTGGAGCGCCGGACTCCTCGACGAGGAACAGCGGCGGATGCTCGCCAGGCTCGGAGTCTTCCGCGGCGGCTTCTCGCTGGAGGCGGCCGAGGCCGTCGCGGTCGACTCACCCGACGTCGACGCGCTCACCGTGCTCAGCGAACTGGTCGACAACAGCCTGGTCAGTCAGCAGGACCGTCGCACCTGGACTCGGTTCGTCATGCTGCAGACCGTGCGCGAATACGCGCTCGAGCAGTTGGGCGACGACGAGCGGGCGGAGCTGCAGAAACGTCTCGCGGAGTACTACCTCGAGCAGGGCGACCGGGTCGAATTCGAGCTGGAGGGGCCGCGGCAGCGCGAACTGGTGCAGCGTCTCACCGACGAACGCGACAACCTGCGGTCCGTACAGCGCTACCTGCTCGACACCAAGCGCTACGACCGGGCGGCACACCTGGCCTGGGCCCTCTACGTCTACTGGTGGGTCGGAGGCCACCTCGGCGAGGTCCGGAAGTGGATGGACGAGATCCTGGATTCCGGGACGGAGCTCGACGACGCGACCCACGCGATCGCGCTGTACTTCACGACGTCGATCGGTTTCTGGCAGGACCCGGACGGCATGGTCGCCCAGAGGCTGACCGAGAGCGCAGAGCTGTTCCACCGCACCGACAATCCGGGAGGAGAGGGACTCGCCGTGATCTCGCTCGGCATCGCTCTGCTCGCCCGCCTGAAGCCGGAGCCCGAGCAGGCCGCGGAAGCTTTCGAGACGGGACTGCGCTTGTTCCGGGAGAGCGGGGATGCCTGGGGTGAGTCGCTCGCGCTCATCACGCTGGGTCGTTTCGCGCTCGCGCAGGGCCGCGCGCAGGATGCGCTTGACCGTTTCGAGGCGAGCCTGACTCTGACCCGCGACCGTCATGACGAGCTCGGCGAGACCATCGCGATCCACCACGTGGCCTGGGCGCACCTGGCGCTCGGTGCGAGCGATCTCGCGGCCGAGGAGTTCCGCGCCGGCTTCGAGGAGTCGGTCGAGCTCGGCCACGTCGAAGGTGTCGCCTACGGGCTGGAGGGGATGGTCGCGATCGCGGCGATGCGCGGTGAGGCCGAACGCGCCGGTCGGATGCTGGGGGCGTGCCAGACGATCCGGACGCAGAGCGGCCTCCTGAACTCGGCCGCGCAGGCGCTGTACCGCCCGTTCGTCGACACGATTGTGGCGGGTGAGCTCGCCGCCGTGTTCGAGGCCGCGCGGTCGGCCGGCCGGGGCCTCTCCCTGGACGAGGCGGTCGAGTACGCACTCCAACCGGTGGAGGCCGGCGATGGCGGCTGA
- a CDS encoding DUF7218 family protein, translating into MAPGRQPELKDQKLYEELRKEGNSKEKSARISNAAAQRGRSSVGRKGGESGSYDDSTVADLRKRAKELGLTGYSSKKKSELISELRNH; encoded by the coding sequence ATGGCGCCAGGACGCCAGCCGGAACTGAAAGACCAGAAGCTGTACGAGGAGTTGCGCAAAGAGGGCAACTCCAAGGAGAAGTCGGCGCGCATCTCCAACGCCGCCGCCCAGCGAGGGCGCTCGAGCGTCGGCCGAAAAGGCGGCGAATCGGGCTCATACGATGACTCGACCGTAGCCGACCTGCGCAAGCGCGCCAAGGAACTCGGCCTCACCGGGTATTCGTCGAAGAAGAAGTCCGAACTCATCAGCGAGTTGCGAAACCACTGA
- a CDS encoding SDR family NAD(P)-dependent oxidoreductase, whose amino-acid sequence MTAPEPTTLASPFDLTGSTALVTGAARGLGRAIALDLARAGADVALGMRDPLTDHGLVAEITALGRRALPVAMDVTDLDQSRDAIDRAAAEFGSLDILVNNAGGGINAAALDVTEADFDTVWALNTRSTFFLSQHAARHMIASGGGSIVNIASQAGLVALPGEASYCTAKAAVVHLTRCLAVEWGEHGIRVNGVAPTFIETDGTSAALSDPAFRADTVERIAALHRIGVPREVSGAVVFLASPAASLVTGQTLAIDGGWTAR is encoded by the coding sequence ATGACGGCACCGGAACCGACCACGCTCGCGAGCCCGTTCGACCTGACCGGCTCGACCGCACTCGTGACCGGTGCGGCACGCGGCCTCGGCCGCGCGATCGCCCTCGACCTGGCTCGGGCGGGTGCGGATGTGGCCCTCGGAATGCGCGACCCGCTCACCGACCATGGCCTGGTCGCCGAGATCACCGCCCTCGGCCGCCGAGCACTGCCGGTCGCCATGGACGTCACCGACCTCGACCAGAGCCGCGACGCGATCGACCGCGCCGCCGCCGAGTTCGGCTCGCTCGACATCCTCGTCAACAACGCGGGCGGCGGCATCAACGCGGCAGCGCTGGACGTGACGGAGGCCGACTTCGACACGGTCTGGGCGCTCAACACGCGGTCGACCTTCTTCCTCTCGCAGCACGCAGCGCGGCACATGATCGCCTCGGGCGGCGGGTCCATCGTGAACATCGCATCGCAGGCGGGTCTCGTCGCGCTCCCGGGTGAGGCGTCGTACTGCACGGCGAAGGCCGCCGTCGTGCACCTGACCCGCTGCCTCGCGGTCGAGTGGGGCGAGCACGGCATCCGGGTGAACGGGGTCGCACCGACCTTCATCGAGACCGACGGCACGAGCGCCGCCCTCTCCGATCCCGCGTTCCGCGCCGACACGGTCGAGCGCATCGCGGCGCTCCATCGCATCGGCGTGCCGCGTGAGGTCTCCGGTGCCGTCGTGTTCCTCGCTTCTCCCGCAGCATCCCTCGTCACCGGCCAGACCCTCGCGATCGACGGAGGCTGGACGGCCCGCTAG
- a CDS encoding GAF and ANTAR domain-containing protein → MTVDFDAAAHDLSNAFIARRSYCAPFLSLIPVTGAAISTIGTLVAPETVCASDAAAARLDEVQFDLGEGPCWEALATGRPVLERDIRDGARGAWPAFVEAVRDLPVRGVYAFPLTIGRMNVGVIDLYSSRPAELQDGHQRDAEALASIAARQILRELVMRSGDEGEDDPGSEFSRRTIHQATGMVLAQLNVSPDDAVLILQAHAYSSGRSLRDVADDVLARRLDFATGLGEGGEGR, encoded by the coding sequence ATGACAGTCGATTTCGATGCAGCGGCGCATGACCTGTCCAACGCGTTCATCGCGCGCCGGAGCTACTGCGCGCCCTTCCTCTCGCTGATCCCTGTGACGGGGGCGGCGATCTCGACGATCGGCACGCTGGTGGCGCCGGAGACGGTGTGCGCTTCGGATGCCGCGGCCGCCCGACTCGACGAGGTGCAGTTCGACCTCGGAGAAGGCCCGTGCTGGGAGGCGCTCGCGACGGGACGTCCCGTGCTCGAGCGCGATATCCGTGACGGCGCCCGGGGCGCGTGGCCGGCGTTCGTCGAGGCTGTGCGCGACCTGCCCGTGCGTGGGGTCTACGCTTTCCCGCTCACGATCGGCCGCATGAATGTCGGTGTCATCGACCTCTACAGCTCCCGGCCGGCAGAGCTGCAGGACGGCCACCAGCGCGACGCAGAGGCGCTGGCGAGCATCGCCGCGCGGCAGATCCTCCGCGAACTGGTCATGCGCTCGGGTGACGAGGGGGAGGACGACCCCGGTAGCGAATTCTCGCGCCGCACAATCCACCAGGCGACCGGAATGGTGCTCGCGCAACTCAACGTCAGCCCAGACGATGCCGTTCTGATCCTTCAGGCGCACGCCTACTCATCCGGTCGCTCGCTCCGCGACGTCGCAGACGACGTGCTCGCGCGGCGACTCGACTTCGCCACCGGACTCGGCGAAGGCGGTGAGGGACGATGA
- a CDS encoding AI-2E family transporter, with protein sequence MTDENVSQPATSVEVAPAAGEPASVASQSAVHPESQLESQPFTGAVSTRRPLRWGFIVTLGALGALATGLAVYNLRTIVFSIFLAMFITVGLDPLVRFFQRHGMTRTWAIVTVILLIVAVLVGIIWVVVPLIVNQIQTLIQVIPQEVANLREQGWFDPSNAASNGVLGQVVNWVAKEVSDPKFIASVGSGLVGFGLSVINGVTTGFFIAVLTIYFVGTYDATKQAGYRLVAASRRERFKGYTERILQNVGKYLSGMVILAFFNAVYSVILLLIAQVPGAFLIGILAFFITLIPLIGTILTTAVMTVLAFIHSPTSGLVVLIFMLIYMQVEAYILTPKVMSKAVKIPGSVVLISALAGGTLFGLPGALVAIPISAGIILIVTEVVMPTKEQL encoded by the coding sequence ATGACAGACGAGAACGTGTCCCAGCCAGCGACCAGCGTAGAGGTCGCACCGGCGGCGGGTGAGCCGGCTTCGGTCGCGTCGCAGTCTGCGGTCCATCCGGAGTCGCAACTGGAGTCCCAGCCTTTCACGGGTGCTGTGAGCACGCGACGCCCGCTGCGGTGGGGCTTCATCGTGACGCTCGGCGCCCTCGGCGCCCTCGCCACCGGCCTCGCGGTCTACAACCTGCGCACGATCGTGTTCTCGATCTTTCTCGCGATGTTCATCACGGTCGGCCTCGACCCGCTGGTGCGGTTCTTCCAGCGCCACGGGATGACCCGCACGTGGGCGATCGTTACAGTGATCCTCCTCATCGTCGCGGTCCTCGTCGGCATCATCTGGGTGGTCGTGCCGCTGATCGTGAACCAGATCCAGACGCTCATCCAGGTCATACCGCAGGAGGTCGCGAACCTGAGGGAACAGGGGTGGTTCGATCCGTCGAACGCGGCCTCCAACGGCGTGCTCGGCCAGGTCGTGAACTGGGTCGCGAAAGAGGTCAGCGACCCGAAGTTCATCGCCTCCGTCGGCTCCGGCCTGGTCGGATTCGGCCTCAGTGTCATCAACGGTGTCACGACCGGGTTCTTCATCGCGGTGCTGACGATCTACTTCGTCGGCACCTACGACGCGACCAAGCAGGCCGGCTACCGCCTGGTCGCCGCATCACGGCGGGAGAGGTTCAAGGGGTACACCGAGCGCATCCTGCAGAATGTCGGCAAATATCTGAGCGGGATGGTCATCCTCGCGTTCTTCAACGCGGTCTACAGCGTGATCCTCCTGCTGATCGCCCAGGTGCCGGGCGCGTTCCTCATCGGCATCCTCGCGTTCTTCATCACGCTCATCCCGCTGATCGGCACTATCCTCACGACGGCCGTGATGACAGTGCTCGCGTTCATCCACTCGCCGACCTCGGGACTGGTCGTCCTGATCTTCATGCTGATCTACATGCAGGTCGAGGCATACATCCTGACGCCGAAGGTCATGAGCAAGGCGGTGAAGATCCCCGGATCGGTCGTGCTCATCTCGGCGCTGGCGGGCGGCACGCTCTTCGGGCTGCCCGGCGCGCTCGTCGCGATCCCCATCTCCGCGGGAATCATCCTCATCGTCACCGAAGTCGTGATGCCGACGAAGGAGCAGCTCTAG
- a CDS encoding putative protein N(5)-glutamine methyltransferase: MRAAGCVFAEDEARMLLDAASSPEDLEVMVQRRVAGEPLEVIVGWASFCGLRMVVGAGVFVPRRRTELLVEEAGALAAPGMVVVDMCCGSGAVATALVARQPGLEIYAADIEPAAVRCARANLGTRGQVFEGDLFDPLPVFIVGRVDIIVANAPYVPTDAIALMPHEARIHEPQVALDGGADGLDLQRRIALAAPEWLRPHGRLLIETSERQAPETVRAFEAAGFAASILRSEELDGTVVIGTLLD, encoded by the coding sequence TTGCGCGCGGCAGGCTGCGTCTTCGCCGAGGACGAGGCGCGGATGCTGCTGGATGCGGCCTCATCGCCGGAGGACCTCGAGGTGATGGTCCAGCGCCGAGTGGCAGGTGAGCCCCTCGAGGTGATCGTCGGCTGGGCCTCGTTCTGCGGGCTGCGTATGGTCGTCGGGGCCGGGGTGTTCGTGCCGCGCAGGCGCACGGAACTGCTCGTCGAGGAGGCCGGCGCCCTCGCCGCTCCGGGCATGGTCGTCGTCGACATGTGCTGCGGTTCGGGCGCGGTCGCGACGGCCCTGGTCGCACGCCAGCCCGGGCTCGAGATCTACGCTGCCGACATCGAACCGGCCGCGGTGCGTTGCGCCCGCGCAAACCTCGGGACGCGCGGCCAGGTCTTCGAGGGCGACCTGTTCGATCCCCTGCCGGTCTTCATCGTCGGCCGGGTCGACATCATCGTCGCGAATGCGCCGTACGTGCCGACCGACGCGATCGCCCTCATGCCGCACGAGGCGCGCATCCACGAGCCGCAGGTCGCCCTCGACGGCGGTGCCGACGGGCTCGACCTCCAGCGGAGGATCGCTCTCGCCGCGCCCGAGTGGCTGCGACCGCATGGCAGGCTGCTCATCGAGACGAGTGAACGCCAGGCGCCGGAGACGGTACGGGCCTTCGAAGCGGCAGGGTTCGCAGCGAGCATCCTGCGCTCGGAAGAGCTCGACGGAACCGTCGTCATCGGCACCCTGCTCGACTGA